AAGGGACCTCGGCTCCACCAGTTTTACCCTGGCAAAGATCCCCAGCACCGATGCCATCTCTTTCCGTATCTTTTCCTCGAGTATGTTCATCTTTTTTATCTCGTCAGAAAATATCTTCTGGTCAACCTCCACATGTATCTCTATTTCGTCAAGCTTTCCCTGCCCCCTGTCGACCACTATCTGGTACTGCGGTTTTACTCCTTCTATGCTCAAAAGCACATGCTCTATCTGTGAAGGAAAGATATTGATCCCCCGCACTATTATCATGTCATCTGTCCTGCCCTTGATCTTGCTGATGCGCGGCAGCGTCCTTCCGCACCTGCACTTCTTGTGGTCAATGCTCACTATGTCCCTTGTCCTGTACCTGATCAGGGGAATGCCTTTTTTGGTCAGCGTCGTTATCACAAGCTCTCCGCTGTCGCCTTCTTTGGCCTCCCTGCCCGTTGCGGAGTCTATCACCTCGGGATAGAACAAGTCTGAGAACACATGAAGCCCTGCCTTATAAGAGCATTCCTGCGCTACTCCGGGACCGATTATCTCGGACAGGCCGTATATATCAAGGGCCGTCATTTTCCAGGAGGCTTCAAGGTCCTTTCTTATCGATTCGCTCCAGGGCTCTGCGCCAAAGACCCCTATTTCCCATGAGCTTTTTCCTGTATCCATCCCCATTTCTGCAGCTTCCTCTGCCATATACAGGGCATAGCTTGGCGTGCTCGCAAGGATCCTTGGCTTAAAGTCCTCCATCAGTTTTAGCTGTCTTTTAGTCTGTCCTGACGAAGCCGGTATGACCACAAGACCCATCTCCAGCGCGCCGTAGTGGAGTCCAAGCCCTCCGGTAAAAAGGCCGTAGCCGTAAGCCACCTGTATCAGATCGCCCGGGTTGGCTCCCGCGCAGCAAAGAGCCCTTGCGACCACTTTGGACCAAAGCTTTAGATCATCTTTTGTGTATCCCACCACGGTCGGATTTCCTGTGGTGCCCGAAGACACATGTATCTCCGCCAGGCTTCTTAAAGGGACAGAAAACAGCCCGAAGGGATAATTGTCCCTAAGATCTTCTTTTGTGGTAAATGGAAGTCTTGTTATATCGGATATATCGTTTATGGAACCCGGCTTTACCCCTAACTCATCGAACCTTTTTCTGTAAAAAGGACTGTTCTCGTTAACATACCTGACCGTCTCTTTCAGGTTGCGGGACTGCAGGTCCTTTAAGGCACCGGCTTCCGCGCATTCGACCCGTTCTTCCCATATCATTGAACCGCTCTCCTTCCCTCATCAAAAGCAATGAGGTTTTCCTTTAAATGCTTTTCAGAAAACACCTCTTTTACTGCTTTTTCCCAGCTGTTGCGGCTTATTCCCAGGTGAACTGACAAGGCACCCAGGATAAAGGTGTTCATCAGTTTTTTATTGGTAACTGCTAAGGCCGCTCTGTCTATTAACGGGATGAGATCCCTTCCCTGCTGCGCCAGGTATCCCAGCCTGTTCTCCCCCTCGTTCTTTTGAAAAGCCACAAGGTAATCGGCTCCGGCATACGGGATCAGCGGAGAAAAAACCTCTTTGCCGTAGCGGACATGCGATTCAACAGAGCCGCCCCTTTGAGACATTCCGTGGACCTCCGATTTTTTTGCGTGAAAACCATCGTTGATGGCCGCTTTTGCGCATATCTCTGCCGCTGACAGGACCCCCTGCCCTCCTATTCCGCAGAACAGAATATTAACGGTCTCTTGCTTTTTCATTTTCTTTTTTCCAGAAGAACGCACGGCTGTCTTGCTATGATGACCGACAATTTCTTTTCGTTCAATCTTTGTTTGATAAGTTCTTCCAGCTTCTCCGTATCCTGGCAGGCAACCACATCAACATTATCGGCTCCGCAGGCCTTGCAAAGGTCTTCCAGTATCAGTTTTTTTGTAATCTTTCCTTTTAAAGTGATGCCGACCGCCGGATGCGGCTGATTGCCGGTCATAGCAGTGGTCCCGTTATCAAGAATGATAAGGACTGCGTTCGTTTTGTTATATGCCATGTCTATCAGCCCCGGAACACCGGAGTGGACAAAAGTCGAATCACCTATCACCCCAACTATTTTTTCACCTAGTATTTTTGAAAAACCCTCAAGAAAAGTCGCCCCGCTGCCCATGTCAAGCTGGGTATGGAGCGCTTCAAAAGGAGCGGAATACGCCAGAGTATAACACCCGATATCTCCGGTGACCGTCACTTTTAATTTTTTCAGGATAGTAAACACATTTATATGAGGACATCCTGGACACAGGACGGGGCGTTTTTCTTTCTGCTCTCTGTATGGCTTTTCTTTTCCTTCTATTATCAAAGGGATGTATTCCGGCTTTAACTCCCCCAGGCAGAATGACTTATACTTTGAAATGGGCCTGATGCCCATGGCCGCGATCTGGTCCTGCATAAAGGGCTCAAGCTCTTCAACAACATAAATGACATCAACCGTTTCCGAGAACTTCCTGATCATTTTTTTAGGAAGAGGGTTAGAAAGACCTATCTTAAGATAAGAAAAGTCGGGATACATCTCTTTGCAATAAAGATATGACACCCCGGTTGTTATTATTCCGGCCCGTTTGGAATTCATCTCGGCCCTGTTGAACTCAAAAGAATCGCTGAACTTTTCAAGCCTTGCCAGTTTTTCATGAAGTTCTTTATGCCTAACAGTGGCATTCTTAGGGACCATCACATATTTAGAGGCATCAACTTTAAACTTCTTATTGGGAACGTCTTTTCTGGTTGAAACATCAAAGTTCTCTTTGGTGTGGGCTATCCTGGTCGTTATCCTTATCATTACCGGCAGATCGTACTCTTCGCTCATCTCAAACGCTTCTTTTGTCATCATATAGGCTTCATAGGGGGAAGAAGGCTCAAGCATGGGAAGCCCGGCAAATCTGGCTATATACCTGTTATCCTGTTCGCTTTGGGAGGAATGAAGCCCCGGATCATCCGCCGAAACAACGACAAAACCAGCATTTATTCCGGTATATGCGGATATCATGAGGGGATCCATCGCCACATTTATCCCGACATGCTTGGCAGCAAAAAGCGACCTCGCGCCTGCAATAGAAGCCGCAAGGGCTACTTCGTAAGCGATCTTCTCGTTAACGCTCCATTGGCTGTCAACTTCGTCAAATCCCGCAAGGTGTTCCAGTATCTCTGTGGCAGGTGTACCCGGGTAGGAAGCCGCAAATTTGAGCCCTGCTTCATATGCTCCGCGGGCAATGGCTTCGTCCCCCGAAAGAAAAACATTTTTGCGATTATTATGCGCGGCCATTTTTTTCATTATACCGCAAAACCTATGAGCGCAGATTGTCCAGCATCCTTGCCCTGTCGCAGCGGGAAAGTTTTGTTTTTTTAACGACTTTAGAGAAGAATTCTATCGTACTGTCATATGTGGGGCGGTCAACGGGATAAGGGGTAGCGTCCTTGCCGCCGTGAGCAAAAGAATATCTGGCGGGGTCCTCGTAAGAAGCATTGGCTCCGTAGATCACCTCCGACACCAGAGAGAGCGCTCTGATGGTCTTTGGCCCGACTCCTTCTTTTGATAGCAGTTCTTCATAGCTGGCGGGCTTTTCGTCGCACAGTTTGAACAGGATCTTTTCCAGATATTTGCTCTTTGAAAAATCCTCATTCTCTACCGGGTGATGCTCAAATTCCCTGTCCGGCAGTTTAAGCAGTGTTGTTTTTTCTCCCCTGTGTTTAAAGGAGACCATCTTAGAGTATTCGCTGTAATGCCTGCGAAGCAGTTCGATGTCTTTCATCAAAGTATTGAACCCTCCGCGCACAAGCTCCGTGCTAAGGGCCCTGTTCTTTGTGCTGTTTTTTGCTGTCAGGTCAAGGGCAGGAACTTTGACCTGGCTGGCGATGCCGGAGTGCGGCTCGCATACCAGGTCTGTTATCTTTTCGGAATACCAGTGGTACCTGCGCGCGGTGGCATTCTGCGTGTTCATACCCTGCTGTACCACCGCCCAGGCCCCGCCGCAGGAAAAGAAAAAAGCGTGGTGATATATCTGAAAGCCGTCCTGGATAAGAGAGCTGTCCACCTTGGCCGCCATCTTTGAGTTGTAGACCAGGTTCTCACCTCTTTTGTCAGGAAGGCTCAGGCGCTCCGCCCAGCTCCGTATCTCTTCCGGGGTCTTTCTGGAGGTTTTACCTTTGCCGCCGCAGATAAAAAGCCCGAGCCGTCCTTCCATACCTCTGATCGCTTCCTTCAGTGCGGCAGTGAGTATCGTGGTCAGCCCGGAAGCGTTCCAATCAAACGCAAGTACCGTGCCAAGCGACTGGAACCAGACGGGATCCCCTATCCTTTTTATGAACTCCCCGCTGCCGTGCTCCTCTATGATGACCTCCATCATCTCTCTTCCAAGGAGAACCATCCTGTCAAAGAGCCATTTGGGGCATTTTCCCGTATCAAGAGTAAAAGTGGCGATGCCGCGGTCGATCATTGGAGCTAAATTATAACACTATTCGGAAAGGTCAATATCAGGCATGCAAAAATGCGCGACACTTGCCGTCCTAAGCCCGTCGGCAAATTCGCGGCCTCTTTCTCCCCGTTCTGCCACAGCCCTTATTATTTCCTCCCGGCTTTGCAAAGGCAGCTCAGCGATCCTTCCAAAAACATTAAGGTAATCGGAGAGATCCAAAAGCCTCAAATTTCGCCTTTCTAGGCCTTCTAACTCAAGATAAGCGGCTCTGGCCGGTATATAGACAGGGGTATCTTCCTGCCAGGCAGGCCTGATAAACCTCTCTGCAGCCATAAAAGCGGTAAGGTCCGCGTACTCTTTCTGAATAGGTTCTCTGACGGCCATGGCATAAACTCCAGAATAGAGGTTATCCCGTTCTACGCTTCCAAGAGTCCCTGCGTAATGCCTCACTATTTCTGGATTCCTCTGCAAAATGGCAGAAAGCTCATGCGCCGCGTCCCAGGGAGTCTGCCCCCCGCCAGAATAAGACAGCAGGCTTGACAGAGTATCTGCGGCTCTTTCCCCTTTTGAGTCAGAAAGCCTTTCCCGTAAAGCGGATAATCCCCTAAAAGCATAGGCAGGAGCGAATTTTGCCGACAGCATCAGCCCGGCCAATGCTCCTCCTCCCACAATATAGGGGTCCTGGCCAAAAATGCCTGCCAGGCCCGCCCCGGCTCCCAATCCCAAAAAACCTGACATTCTGGTTATCGAGCTCTTTAGTTTGGTGTCCGACCAGCCGTTCGCAAATCTCGGAGTATCAAATAAAAGCCCGAAATTATTCTCGTTAAAAAGGTTCTCTCTAATTTCCGATGCCGCCGGTCCTATTATTTCTACCTCGGCGCCCCGCCCCCCGAGAAGAAAAGGAAGTTCCCAGGGGCTTCTGCAGACAGCGGCATATACGGAATAAGTCAGCTCTCTTTCCGAGACATTATAAGCAGCGACCTTAACCACCCCTGACCTTTCAAGACAACCGGCCAGTTTTGGAAAAGCCGAGATCCCGCCGACCTGATGTTCAAGCATCAGTCTCCCGTTCTCGGCATGGAAGGCCATCGGCATCTGCCTGCTGACATCCGAAAACTGCCTCAGGAACCTTAGAGCTCCTGCCGGCGGATCGGCGGTATACCTATCAGCCTGCCCGGCCGTAACAATGCGTAAAGAAGGGTTCACCGATATCTTTATAAAACTCATAGAGGTCTCCTTTTGCTGAATGAGCGGACATCAGTTTATCGATAAAACACCGGCAGGATTTCACCAAGCTCAATAAGAGAACCTATTGTTTGACACGGATGCGTAAGTTTTGACTACTTTTTTATGTTCGCCTCGACCGCTTTCAGGAGTTCATCGGGCTTTATAGGTTTTTCCAGAAGCGCTGCTACCGGCAGATAGTCCGGGTCCGGCTCAAAACCAAAAGGAAGGTTCATGTCCTTTCTGATACCGGTTATCATGATGACCGGCAGGTCCCTTGTAGAGGCCTCATTCTTGAGGTTCTTTGCAAGATCAAAGCCTTCGGTCTTACTTGACATCATGACATCAAGCAGCATGAGGTCCGGCTTTTCTTCTTTGGCTTTTGCAAGGCCTTCCGTTCCGTTGGAGGCCGAGACAACGCTATAGCCTTTTGATTCAAGTATCGAAGCCATAGCCTCGACAAAATCCATATCATCATCAACTATCAATATTTTCCCTGCCATTATTAGTCTCCTTTCGGGATTATATCATACGGCCCAAAGGCCGCGCCTATTTTTTGCGGTAGCTCCTGATTATCTCTTTTATCTTTTTTGGCGTCAGTTCACCGTAGATCTTATCGTCTATCATGACGACAGGGGCGATCCCGCAGGCCCCCAGACACCTTGCCTCGGCAAGCGAAAAGAGGTTGTCCTCGGTGGTGCCGCCCACCCCTATTTTGAGCTCTTCCTTGATCGCGTTTAGAACATCATCTGCGCCTTTGACATAACAGGCGGTGCCCAGACAGACGGAGATAACATGTTTGCCTTTTGGCTTAAGGTTAAAGTAATGGTAAAAGGTCGCCACCCCCCAGATATGGGCGGTGGGAATGTTCATGGAATCGGCCACTTCGTCCATTACCGACCTGTCAAGGTAGCCGAACAGTTCCTGGGCTTTATGCAGTATCGCTATAAGATAGGATTCCGGGTTTTCTTTCTTCTTTACCTGCTCTATGTATTCTTTTAGTCTTTCCATTTTATCTTGCCTTTATGTTGCGGCTTATTATGCCTCTCGGCTCCTTTTTGGCATAATGAGTATGCAGAAGTTTGTGCGCCATAGGAGAAAGCGGCCTTCCGAGAAAATCCTTATAGACCCTTTGTATGTCAGGATTTTCATGGCTCCGTCTTATCGTCTTGTTCCTGTCAAGGTCATAAAGCGCCTGCGCTCTTTTTGCCAGACAGGCTTCGTCAAGCGGGATTGAGTTGATACCTGAATAAGGCTGTCCTCCCCCGCCTATGCAACCACCGGGGCATCCCATTATTTCTATAAAATGGAACCTGTCGGGCTCTTTTCTGGCAATATCAAGAAGATCTGCGGCATTGCCCAGCCCGTGGGCCACCGCTACTCTTATTTCCTTGCCGTCCATCATGAGTTTTCCTTCTTTGATCCCTTTCATTCCCCTTATGCCATCCACTTCTATATTGACGAGAGTCTCCCCGGTATAAAGCTCATAGGCGGTCCTGATGGCGGCTTCCATAACCCCGCCGGTGGTCCCGAATATCGCGCCCGCTCCGGAAGAAAGGCCCAGAGGAGCGTCAAATTCCTCTCCTTTAATATTGACTAGGTCTATGCCCACGGATTTTATCATCCAGGCAGCTTCTCTGGTGGTGATGACCGTATCAACCCCTCTAAGACCGTCAACAACCAATTCAGGTCTGGCCGATTCATACTTTTTAGCCGTACAGCACATTACTGCAACGCTGAAGACCTCTTTTGGTTCTCTTTTAAGTTTTGCGGGAAAATAGGTCTTAAGCAGGGCTCCCATCATTGACATTGGCGACTTGCAAGTAGAAATGTTATCTATAAGATCAGGGTGGAACTGTTCCATGCATTTCATCCAAGCGGCGGAACAGGAAGTTATCATAGGCAGTTTGCCTTTGCCCTGGAGCCTTTCAAGGAATTCGCTTGCTTCCTCCATTATCGTAAGGTCGGCTCCGAACTGGGTGTCAAAAACATAGTCAAAGCCCAGCTTGCGCATTGCCGCGGCCAGTTGTTTTTCCATGTTGGTCCCGGGCGGCAGCCCAAAAGCCTCTCCAATGGCAGCCCTTACCGAGGGCGCTATCTGCACCGCTTTCAGAAGAGATTTGTCGTCAAGCTTTTCAAAAACATCCTGCGTATAGTTCTTTTCCACAAATGCGGCCGTGGGACAGACATTTATGCACTGCCCGCAGGCGGTGCAGACCGTTTCGGTAAAAGGCAGGTCGTAAGCGGGCATGACAACGGTCTTAAAGCCTCTGTGCGCGTGTCCTAAGGCGCTCACCTTTTGCAGTTCGGAGCAGATGCGCACGCACCTGCCGCAAAGGATGCACTTGTTGGGGTCCCTTACAACTGAAGTCGAAGAAACATCTTTCTGGTATTTCTTTCTCTCGCCCTCAAAATGCCTTTTCTTTATCCCCATAGAGTAGGCAAGCCTCTGCAATTCACAGTTGCTGTCCCTTTCGCAGGTGTGGCAGTCCTGCGGATGGTTGTCCAGGATAAGCTCCACTATATCCCTTCTTGCCCTGCGCAGTTCCTTTGTTTCGGTATAGATCTTCATCCCGTCGGCGACAGGGAAAGAGCAAGAGGCCACATAATTTTTCTGTCCATAGACCTCAACAATACAGACCCGGCAGGCCCCTTCTATGGAAAGCCTCGGATGGTAGCAGAGCCTCGGTATTTTGAACCCGACCGTATCGGCAGCCTGCATTATGGTCTGGTTGTCTTCAACCTCATACGGTTTGTCGTTAATAAAAACTTTTATCTTTGCCATTACCTTATGTCCTGTCTATCGCACTAAATTTGCAGATCTTGTAGCACTGCCCGCATTTTATGCAGAGGCTCTGGTCTATCTCGTGCC
The DNA window shown above is from Candidatus Margulisiibacteriota bacterium and carries:
- a CDS encoding phenylacetate--CoA ligase, which codes for MIWEERVECAEAGALKDLQSRNLKETVRYVNENSPFYRKRFDELGVKPGSINDISDITRLPFTTKEDLRDNYPFGLFSVPLRSLAEIHVSSGTTGNPTVVGYTKDDLKLWSKVVARALCCAGANPGDLIQVAYGYGLFTGGLGLHYGALEMGLVVIPASSGQTKRQLKLMEDFKPRILASTPSYALYMAEEAAEMGMDTGKSSWEIGVFGAEPWSESIRKDLEASWKMTALDIYGLSEIIGPGVAQECSYKAGLHVFSDLFYPEVIDSATGREAKEGDSGELVITTLTKKGIPLIRYRTRDIVSIDHKKCRCGRTLPRISKIKGRTDDMIIVRGINIFPSQIEHVLLSIEGVKPQYQIVVDRGQGKLDEIEIHVEVDQKIFSDEIKKMNILEEKIRKEMASVLGIFARVKLVEPRSLARSEGKASRVIDKRKT
- a CDS encoding indolepyruvate oxidoreductase subunit beta, producing MKKQETVNILFCGIGGQGVLSAAEICAKAAINDGFHAKKSEVHGMSQRGGSVESHVRYGKEVFSPLIPYAGADYLVAFQKNEGENRLGYLAQQGRDLIPLIDRAALAVTNKKLMNTFILGALSVHLGISRNSWEKAVKEVFSEKHLKENLIAFDEGRRAVQ
- a CDS encoding thiamine pyrophosphate-dependent enzyme; this encodes MKKMAAHNNRKNVFLSGDEAIARGAYEAGLKFAASYPGTPATEILEHLAGFDEVDSQWSVNEKIAYEVALAASIAGARSLFAAKHVGINVAMDPLMISAYTGINAGFVVVSADDPGLHSSQSEQDNRYIARFAGLPMLEPSSPYEAYMMTKEAFEMSEEYDLPVMIRITTRIAHTKENFDVSTRKDVPNKKFKVDASKYVMVPKNATVRHKELHEKLARLEKFSDSFEFNRAEMNSKRAGIITTGVSYLYCKEMYPDFSYLKIGLSNPLPKKMIRKFSETVDVIYVVEELEPFMQDQIAAMGIRPISKYKSFCLGELKPEYIPLIIEGKEKPYREQKEKRPVLCPGCPHINVFTILKKLKVTVTGDIGCYTLAYSAPFEALHTQLDMGSGATFLEGFSKILGEKIVGVIGDSTFVHSGVPGLIDMAYNKTNAVLIILDNGTTAMTGNQPHPAVGITLKGKITKKLILEDLCKACGADNVDVVACQDTEKLEELIKQRLNEKKLSVIIARQPCVLLEKRK
- a CDS encoding DUF763 domain-containing protein — translated: MIDRGIATFTLDTGKCPKWLFDRMVLLGREMMEVIIEEHGSGEFIKRIGDPVWFQSLGTVLAFDWNASGLTTILTAALKEAIRGMEGRLGLFICGGKGKTSRKTPEEIRSWAERLSLPDKRGENLVYNSKMAAKVDSSLIQDGFQIYHHAFFFSCGGAWAVVQQGMNTQNATARRYHWYSEKITDLVCEPHSGIASQVKVPALDLTAKNSTKNRALSTELVRGGFNTLMKDIELLRRHYSEYSKMVSFKHRGEKTTLLKLPDREFEHHPVENEDFSKSKYLEKILFKLCDEKPASYEELLSKEGVGPKTIRALSLVSEVIYGANASYEDPARYSFAHGGKDATPYPVDRPTYDSTIEFFSKVVKKTKLSRCDRARMLDNLRS
- a CDS encoding response regulator is translated as MAGKILIVDDDMDFVEAMASILESKGYSVVSASNGTEGLAKAKEEKPDLMLLDVMMSSKTEGFDLAKNLKNEASTRDLPVIMITGIRKDMNLPFGFEPDPDYLPVAALLEKPIKPDELLKAVEANIKK
- the nuoE gene encoding NADH-quinone oxidoreductase subunit NuoE; its protein translation is MERLKEYIEQVKKKENPESYLIAILHKAQELFGYLDRSVMDEVADSMNIPTAHIWGVATFYHYFNLKPKGKHVISVCLGTACYVKGADDVLNAIKEELKIGVGGTTEDNLFSLAEARCLGACGIAPVVMIDDKIYGELTPKKIKEIIRSYRKK
- a CDS encoding NADH-dependent [FeFe] hydrogenase, group A6, whose translation is MAKIKVFINDKPYEVEDNQTIMQAADTVGFKIPRLCYHPRLSIEGACRVCIVEVYGQKNYVASCSFPVADGMKIYTETKELRRARRDIVELILDNHPQDCHTCERDSNCELQRLAYSMGIKKRHFEGERKKYQKDVSSTSVVRDPNKCILCGRCVRICSELQKVSALGHAHRGFKTVVMPAYDLPFTETVCTACGQCINVCPTAAFVEKNYTQDVFEKLDDKSLLKAVQIAPSVRAAIGEAFGLPPGTNMEKQLAAAMRKLGFDYVFDTQFGADLTIMEEASEFLERLQGKGKLPMITSCSAAWMKCMEQFHPDLIDNISTCKSPMSMMGALLKTYFPAKLKREPKEVFSVAVMCCTAKKYESARPELVVDGLRGVDTVITTREAAWMIKSVGIDLVNIKGEEFDAPLGLSSGAGAIFGTTGGVMEAAIRTAYELYTGETLVNIEVDGIRGMKGIKEGKLMMDGKEIRVAVAHGLGNAADLLDIARKEPDRFHFIEIMGCPGGCIGGGGQPYSGINSIPLDEACLAKRAQALYDLDRNKTIRRSHENPDIQRVYKDFLGRPLSPMAHKLLHTHYAKKEPRGIISRNIKAR